CCTGACCACGCCACAGGGCAgagcccccccaaacccaccaccCCGGTCATCCCCCCCgctgccccagcagagctgcaggctcTGGGCTCCCGCCAGACAATCAGGTGTTGCCTAAATCCCACCATGTTTTATTTAAGAGAGTAATTTAAATGGCAATAAACAGCTTTATAAGGAACAtggtgggctggggtgggggggggtggggtgggggggagccctGGGCCCCTGGGCCCcctctgcctgcactgcagctgtgcAAGGGCAGGGATGTGGGCAACAGCATCCCAGCAAGGGGGGGCCCACAGCTGCCCATCCCCAAAAGGGGGGGGACCCCCACAGGTGCCTGCCCCACCCCCCCAGGGCAGACAGCCAagagggggggtgaggggggtgggggctgtgccctgggctgccAGGGTTGGGGCGCGGGGGTCGCCTTGTACGAATAAACAGAACGGACTTTGCACACTTTTCACCAGTTTTATTGTAAAGTTAACCCCCGCTTCCCAagcaccccctcccctcctcccggTGTGGGGAGCAGCCCCCGCCCTGTGCAAACAGTTGACCCTGCCCCCCGTgggggggctgctgcagccaccccccccaccccgcccctccctcccagcagtggTATTGGGGGCAGAgggacacccccacacacacacttaacGCCGCTGGGCGTCCAGGCCAGACCCCACTGCGGCAACTCTTgcagacagggctgggggggcagggccagggcagagggggggcaaaaagggaccttctccctccccctcccagcacccaaaCACTCCCCTACGCACCAGTCAAGTcacaccccttcccccccccactaACGGCAATAAATAATCTCACACTACCCCAGCCCCATGGCACGGCCTGGCCCTGCATCCCCAAGCCCCCCCAGGATGGGGGGGGCAGCTCCATCTCCCCCCTAAATCCCCGCCCCCCGAAGGGGAAAGGGGCTCTGGGGGTGTCTGTCCCTCAGAAGCGCAGCTCCCTCAGCTTCTGGCGCAGGTAGTGCTTGGCCTCCTCGATGCCACTCACCTTCTCCAGCTCCGTATAGGGCAGctgaaaggggaggggaggggaggggaggggaggggaggggggggggggagaaaccATCAGAGCAGCCCCACCACCAGCATCAGGAGCCctccggggggtggggggggcaggcaggggggaagAACTGGGACTCGGACCCCCTCGGTGGGGAGGgacagtgctgttccttccccagGGAGGGAGGGCACAGGCCTCCCACCCACCTGGGGCAAGGTGCAGCGAGGGGGGTGCTTCCCTGGAGAAAGGTGGGAGGGGGGGCACAGCTCCCCCCAGGCAGCCTTGTCCTCCAATCCCTGCCGCAGGCCGAGCCCAGCACACTTGGGGAGCTCTCAAGCTTCATCCCAACCTTGAACCACAGCTGCCAACccccagggagggaggaaaagcaaaacccaGCCCCTCTCCCGCTGTACAGGGTAGGGGAGCCCGGGGGGGGacagccagcagctccccccaGAAGGGCTGGGGGAGCCAGCTGAGCCCAGAGAACTGTTTTTCACCCGACACATGATTTTAACCCCAGTCTGCCAAGGAACGACGGCACCAGGACTAACAAAACCAGAACCCACCCCTCCCTTTGCCCAGGGAATCCGGTACAAGATGCTGAGGGGGAGCCGagacccccccactccccccaggaAAGGTGAACCGTGGAGCTGCAGCTGAACATCCCCCCAAGGGCCACGAGCCCTGGGCCACCGCGAGACAGACGCACCCACGCGGGTCTGGACTTGTGCCCCGTCCCTCCCCTTGGTCTCCGTCACTGTCTGGGGACAACCCGGCAggaacttttttttctaaaaacaccCAGTCTCTAAAAACACGCGTCCagggccccccctgccccagcccagacGCACACCGGGCCCTGTGCTAGGCTGGGAGCAGCAACAGCATCGTGAACTGCCACGGCAACAGTCCCCCCGCCGGGAAGGAATCCACGGGGAATAAGAAGAGGAGACTCCAGCTGCCACCAGCGATCCCTCCCCAGGGGTGTCAGTGACTGGGGGACAAAACTTGGGGGAGTTGGAAGCTCCCCTGGTCCAACCAGTGCCTCTGAAGGCTCCACCAGCGCTCATGGAGTGGGACCTGCAAAGGAAGGGTCTCCCCATCTTGTTGAGAAATGGGGCTAGAAGTAggcaggggggagggatagggtGGGAAAACTCAGCACTGGTGACGCGGGGACAACGTGGAAAGGCCAGATCCTGACATGGGCGCTCCGCGGGGTCCGAGAGCTGTTTGCAACCACCACGGATGAGCAAGTGGGTCGGGCAACGTGaactgcaggcagggaagaggcTGTGGGCAGGCGCTGTTCTCCGACAGTCCCATGCAGGCCAGGGACGAAGGCGGTGGCTAACTGCCTGGGGAGAAGGAACCGAGTCCTCTGGGTGCAGTGGGTCTGACTTGAAGGTTTCTGGCAGTCACCTCCTTCCGACGCTTCATGCTCCTTTCCTCAGTGCCCAGCTCTGCGGGCTCACCCTTCTGACACGACGGAAGGATCAACAGCACAGAAAGCGCCTTCGACCAAAGGGGCTGGAAGGGAGGAGCGCCAGAGAGCACCAGGATGGTGTTTGTGGGAAGGTAAATCTGCTCATGATTCAGGGGAGGATCCTGGGAAGGAAGGAGCATGTCCTTACCTAgaaactgggggggtttagtctggagaagaggaggctgaggggagacctcatcaccctctacagctacttgaaaggagggtgcagagaggggggatgagtctcttgaaccaaggaacaagcgataggacaagagagaacggcctcaagttgcaccagggcagggttagactggctattaggaagcatttctttccagaaggggttgttgggtgttggaatgggctgcccagggcaggggtggagtccccatccctgaaggggttgaagagtcgggctgacccagcactgagggatctggtggagttgagaacggtcagtgtgaggttaatggttggactggatgatcttcaaggtcttttccaaccgagatcattCTGAACTTCTGAGGGAAAAGACCTGGCTGTCAATAAAAAGCCAGGACCATCAGGGAAAAGAGCATCTGTGGGCAGAGCGGAGGGTCTGGGAGGGCAGTAGGACTCTCACTGCTTCCAGAAGGGTGGAAGCAACACACGGGCCCAGCTGGAGGATGGAGGCAAGGAAGGGGCTGGGCGCAAGCAGCTTGTTGTGCCACGGAAGGAGCAGGCTCTCTTGGAAGGAAGCCCTGACAAATCTACACCTGCTACAGATCAACGGCATCTGAGGAGGAGCACGGCCCTGGCGCAGTCACCCAGACATACCCAGACAGCTCAGCAGCGTGCCAGACACGACAGGCAGCCCAGCGCCCGTCCAGCAGACATACGGCAACGCGGCGGCCAACAGGAGAAggctttaaattaaatataaggAGGGCTGAACAGCCTGAGCTGTGAACAGAGGCACCGCGTCCAGCTGGACTGAGCCCCACACCGCATACCCCAGGAGTCGGTACGGGGGCCAACATCGTTTAGCATCCTCGTTAGCGACCTGGACGACGGGACCGAGCGCGGCTGCGGACGGTACATAAACGGGGAGGAGCGGCTGCTGCACCAGCCggttgtgctgctcttcagaagGACCCGAACAGGCTGGAGAAACGGCCCCCCGGTAGAGAAGGGCCAAAGTTTTGAGTCCCCGCAGCAGCATGGGCTGGGGCCAACCGGCTGGAAAGCGGTTTTAAGGAAAAGGGAGTGAGGATCCCGACAGAGATGTCGGACGGTGGCCAGCAGCGCTCCCTCGCAGCGACGGTGGCCAACAGCATCCCGGGCTGCATGAGGAAGAGCACCACCCCGAGTGCTGGGCCCCCCAAAACTCGGCGTGgccagactggagagggtccagggCCACAGGGATGATTACGGGGATGATAGGTGAGAAGAGGCTGAcagagctggagaagaaaaggatcGGGAGGTCTTATCTGTGTGTACAAGCACCCGGTGGGAGGTTGTAAAGAAGACAGGAGCCTCTTCGCCGTGCCCAGAGGCAGCAGGCACAAACCTAAAATACTGGAAATCCCATTTGAACTTAAGAAAAAGCTACACACACCCCCACAAAGATAGAAAAAACctcttttactgtgagggtaaagcagcaccagccctgggcctggaacaggttacccagaaagCAACCTATCGCTGAGCCATTCAAAACTTGACATGGTACTGAGAAACCCGCTCTAGCTGAGCTGGGGTTcgactggatgatctccagaggtgcctgaCAACCTCAACTGCTCTGCGATGCTGTAAAGGtgtcagaagaaaaggaaataaacctcAAACGAGAAGAGCAAGAAGAACCACCGAGCTGCGAAACAGCTTCAACTCAGGAAGAAGCTGAACTGCCTGGGGCTCTTTGTCTCAAAGGGGTGGCCAAAGGGAAGCGACCTCTGCAACCACAAGAAGAAGGTAACCGCAGAGCTGCTCTTCGTGGCACCAGACCTGGCAGCACCACGTCAGCCGACCAGGCagcaggtttaaaacaaacagagCTTGTTGCAGGTAACCCTGCCTGGAGCTTGTTGGCCCCAGATGCTGCAGGTGTGAAGAACGAACAGGCTCAAAGAGGGAGACGCAGGGCACACTGCGCCGGAGAGCTGGTCCCGCTCCGCTGCTCTGCGAGTCGGGATCTCCAAGGAAATACCACAACTCGAGTCACAGGACTGGCAAAGCTATGCATAAACAAAGGGCTTCTGAACTATGTACGTTGCAAATTATGAAATTAGGAGGAGCTTCGTGCTGGCACGCTGCGCTGTCAGCAGCAGGGGAGGTAAGAAGCTTTAAAGAAATAGTTATGGAACTGCTTGGTAGATCTATGACTGTAATTCAGGTGACCTCTGAAGTGGAGAAGTAAACAGGAATAAGAAGCCTGCATTCCTGACTCATTTTCCTCAGAAAGATCTATCCTCCAGCTAAAACTCACCTCACAAACAGTCTTGTAGAAGCTGCACACCTTAAAACAACATCTGAAGTTTCCCAAGAAATCCAAAGACAATTGCGAAGGCGGCGGTGAAGCCTCCGGGGCTTCTCCGTTCATGGCTCTCACCACAGACCAGCCAGAGGCTGCGACCAAAGAGGCCAGGGCTCCGAAACAGGCACCGAAGGGAGGTTTGCCTGGCCTCACCTCCACCCACAGCAGTGAGAGGCACGCTGCAGAACCAACAACCAGGGTTACAGCAAAGGGAATCAGCCTGAGCTATGGTCCTGCGCAATTCCCACCCTGAGGCCCCACAGCCGACACCGACACCGCGACCGACGACGCCTCTGCAGGGCCCGGGCTGAGGCAgtttccccttctccctgccctgcccagtgcCTGGGTCGGGTCGGAAGGGGCTGTCCACCCCCCTCCTTGTCCCTGCTTTCTGCCAAGGCACGTGGAAAAagtcttggggtggggggagggcaAAAAAGGAGGCGTGAGGATGAGTCACTGCTTCCTCTCGCAAGTGACGAGCGTGGAAGGACGGTGCCGAGTGTTTACGGGGTTGGGGGGGGATGCCAGCTCTCCAGCCCATCTTGGTGCACGGCCATGGGTGTTTTCTGcctgggaggggaggtggggaagggaaaggggcagccccccccggctTACCTGAACCAGACAGTAGCCCAGCAGTCGCAAGTGCCTGTCCCTCATGGCTCGGGAGCCCACCAGTATGTCGGAGTTCTGGCAGTAATGCCATTTGTCATTGACCGACAGCACCACCCTGCAGAGGACAGAATTGGGGGGAGCAGCGCAGCGTCACCCCACCCCACAGAacccacaggcagcagcagcatccgCACCCCCGCAACAGCGGGGGGATGAAGGgcagcaccccccaccctccctgggTCCTGGGGGGTGGCAGGGACACGGGTGCGACAgcagggggcaggaggggactagggggtgggggggcagtaGCTGAAGCcagtgtcacagaatcacagaatgatctcggTTGGAAATGACcccgaagatcatccagtccaaccattaacctcacactgaccgttctcaactccaccagatccctcagcgctgggtcaacccaactcttcaacccctccagggatggggactacacccctgccctgggcatgCAGGGAGAGGGGATGCAGAAGGGAGGGGGGACGCGGGCCGGCTCTGCTCAGTACCTCTGGATCTCTTCAGCTCCCTGCGGCCCGTCGCCGGGGCCTCGCTTCGGGCTGGGCCGGCACGGGGAGGGTGGAGGGCAGGCGTCCTCGCTGGGGGGTGGGCTCCTTTCCTCGGGTTCCTCCTGGGCCTGCTCCCCTTGGAAGCAGTTGTGATCGTGCCCAGGGCAGCCAGCGGTAGCTGCCACtgccgccacctcctcctcctcctccagaatCTTGCCAATGGGGAACTGGAAGAGGGTGGCTGTGGAGGTGCCCCTGGGGGAGCAGTCAGGGGTGCTGGCTGGCTGCGCGGAGAGGCACTCAGAAGGGCTGCTTAACGTGGAGCTGCCCTGGCTCTCCAGGGAAGACTCTTTGCTCAGGCTGCAGTAATAGTCCGAGGGGGGCTGGTAGCAGGGGCCCCCCGGGGCAGGGCAAAGCGTGGGCAGGAATCGCCCGGCCAGGTTGTTCTCTCGAGAGCCCGGGGGGCTGCTTGGCGTCTCTGGAGCAAAGGGGGCAAAGTCCTGCAAGTCCGAGGTGAGGGCCAGGACGCTCGAGCGCAAGGAAATGGCAGTGGGGGAGGTTGTAGTGTGGGCAGAGGGAGCCTTGGAGGCCGTGGGAACACGGGAGAGGGGCAGCACGGTGCCCGAGCGGTTAATCCACAGCAGGAAGTCTGCAGAGAGAGAACACAGATCAGTGCTGGGCCTCGAGACACCCCCCCCTTCCCGTAAACGGGCCAAATCTAGTTCTGCCCTGAATAACCTCCCACTCTCAGGCCTCCCCCAAGCAGCCAGGTAGCCGCAGGGTTTCTgctgcacccacagccccccccaaatCCCAACTGGCAGCCCCCTCTCCCCAGAGCCACAGCCCTGGCCCAAAGCGGGGCGTCCAGCCAGGCTACCTGTGCAGTATCCTGGGGGCAGCACCTCGTCCTGCCGATAGCACTCTTCTCCCACCAGCTGCCGCAGGGCCTCGGCCACCAGCCCCTTgtaactgaggggaaaaaaaagaagagtcagaGGATGCGCTTGGAAGGGCCCCTCAAGCACTGCCGACCCACGTTCTCCCTCTGAGCACATCTGCACAGAGACGCGAAGGCCCCCGGGAGCGAAAAGTAAGGAGAGTCTTTAGCTTTGGGCTCCGCTGTTTTGGTGCAAGGAGGGAACACACTTCAGCTCATTCAGCAGCAAAGCTCCTCCTGATATTGCTACACCACCAGCGTattcttcttcactgaaaggttgTCCAGCgctagaacaggctgcccagggaactgttgagtcaccatccctggaggtatttagaaaacttgtaaatgtggcacttagggacatggtttagtggtggacttggcagtattggacttgatgatcttaagggccTTTTCCAGTCTAAatgattatcacagaatcatcttggttggaaaagaccttgaagatcatctagtccaaccattaacctcacactgaccgttctcaactccaccagatccctcagcgctgggtgaACCTGACTCTtaaatccctccagggatggggactccacccctgccctgggcagcccattccaacgcccaacaaccccttttggaaagaaatacttcctaatagccagtctaaccctgccctggcgcagcttgaggccattccctcttgtcctggtgcttgttccttggttcaagagactcatccccagctctctgcaccctcctttcaggtagttgtagagggcaatgaggtctcccctcagcctcctcttctccagactaaaccccaccagttccctcagccgctccccatcagacctgtgctccagaccctgcaccagcttcgttgcccttctctggacacgctcgagtcattcaatgtcctttttgtagtgaggggcccaaaactgaacccagtcatcgaggtgcggcctcaccagtacaggggtaagatcacttccctgtctgattctgtgattctatatcgCTCCTCTACAAGCTTCGGAGCTGGCATACAGGCCTTTACCCTGGCACTGTCCTCGGCTGGGATCCTGCCAGAACAAGGTGACAGACCCTGTGTCCCAGGTGACACCTGCAAGGGACAGGCAGTGGGGGTGCCCAGCAACCACGCTGCCAGCCACGCTCTGCCCCGCCCGGGcagccctccccttcccttccctccccggcACGTCGCCTGCTCCCGCCACTGACCTGTACTTTCTGTTGGCCTCGTCGGCTGTCAGGGCGTGCTCGAACATGAGGACACGATAGCGTGGGTCAAGGCGTGGGCCGCTGTAATCGCGGAACTCCAGCTCCACCGCCGCGTCCAGCAGCGAGAGGTAGCGGCGCACAATCAGCGCGTaggggctgcctgcagggagAGGACAGCTGGTTAGACCCGACCTGGCTAGACCCTCCTTGCCCAGCCACGCGTCCCGGGGGGCATCGACTGCCAGGGAGGTGGTCCTGTACTCCCAGGGGGAGTCTGTTCTGCCCAAGGCTTTCAAAATCCACCCCAGCCCCGAGCTCCAACGGCTGGGTTGGCCCTGGAAAAGGCCCGACATACTCATAACATTGGTGATGAAGGCTGGGGAGAAGACTTGGTGGAGGACGGTCTGGGGGAAATGGCTAAGCTGAAACATGGACATGAGGATGTTGACGGTCGCCAGGGGCGAGCTGCCGGCTTTCTGCTCCAGGATGGCCTCCAGCTTGGGGAAGAGCTCACTGTGATTGGATGGGCGGTAATTCATGCGGCTGAAGGGAAAAACCAGCTTCTGGATCACCTGCAGGCAAGAAGGACAGGGagtcaggccaggccaggcagcAGGACGAAGGACAGGTCAGGCCCAGGCCTGCCCAGAGCCGGGCATAAATAGGCTCCCACAACCTGTAAGAATCAGGGCACGTCCTGGTGGGTCCCCAGGGAGATGCCCCAGCCCAATGGCAGAGAAGGGACGTGGCTTCTCCCAGCCCCAGGCATCCCCTGCAGACTGGGGAGGACACTCACCTTGCTGTCAAGCTGCTCCCCACGCTTCAGGAGAAAGTTTGCGATGGTATCAAGCAGCCGTGGCTCACGCAGCCGGTGCCGGGCCACGTATTTGGCAATGAGGGCCATGGTGTAGGGGGTAAGGTTCTCCGCCTTCCTGGGGAGCCACTCTGCACAGAGCAAACCACAGCGGGGTATCCGTCAGAGATATGTGTCCGAACTGCAGCTCTCTAGAAGCCACTACAGCGTGGgcagtgcaggcagtgcaggcaggtggGAGGTAAGAAGGCCCGGGCAGCAGAGCCATCTCTCCGCAAAACCCAGGCGGCTTCCAGAAACCATCAAGTTACAGGGTTTGTGAGAGGCCGGGGCAGAGTCCCATCCTGCGCACCCAGAAGGCTGGCACGTGCACAgaatggggcgggggggcccTGCTGTAGAAACCCCGCTGCAAGCAACCTGTGCCCAGTGTCCATGTAAGGTAGGCTCACAGCCCCCCAAAAAgggttagaatcatagaatcatctttgtcgggaaagaccttgaagatcatctagtccaaccattaacctcacactgaccgttcctgTTAGGCTGGGAAGGCAGTGACAAGGTGGCCATAACGCAGAGcacctcctgctccagcctcACCACTGCGGGCCCTGGTGCCCAGCAAGACCCCAGCTGGTGCCGTCACAAAAAAAGGGGCCAAAAAAGGAGGCTCCGAGGCTGCCAAACACCCGGACAGTGCCCAGCTCACCCCCGCACTGGGGAAGAGGCTGACACAGCAGGCAAGGCCAGGACCCTGCCTGGGCAGACCCTGCCCTCACCTGCCATACTGCGGATGAATCGCTCTTGGCGGTTCTCGTAGAAGAGCTGAGAGCTGAAGATGGCCTCCAGGGCCTTGTTGTTGGCCTCCTGGGCGCACAGAGCCAGCATCTCGTCCAAGAGGGCCAGCTCGTGCTCCCGCATGGCACTCACTTGCCCCAGCGTGTGCCTGACGAGGCGCAGGATCTTGCGGTTGTTGATCAGCTGCTGGTCGGAGGCCGGGTGTCCCTGCAGCGCCTGCGCCCGCAGCCGGTAGtaggagaggagcaggaagagggtCTGGGGGTGTCGCTCCTTCTCCAGGTGCCGTTCCAAGCTGCTGAGGCAAGACTCGACCAGGGGGTGGGGGCTGGACGGGTGCAGCCTCATCACGCTGCTGAAGACCATGGAAACATCCTTCTGGTTGAAGCGGCCCAGGCGGCTCCGGGATTCGTCCTCCAGCACTCGCACCAGCGGCGATTCCCCAGGCAGGCCTGCGACAGGGAAGGGGTTAGGGACACGTGGACCTCGCCTCTCACCTTCGCTAGGCACAACCATCCTTGTAAGGCCTGAGACTACAGCTGGAGAAGGACAGATTTGCCATGTTGGCAATCAAACCAAAGATGATAAAGGGAAAGAGGACCGGTTTGGCAAAGCCTGACCTGAACATCAATGCATCCACACCCCAGAAAAAAGCCATTTGGAGCTCTTGGATTATTCCCCATCCGCTTCACCAAACTGGGA
The DNA window shown above is from Strix aluco isolate bStrAlu1 chromosome 1, bStrAlu1.hap1, whole genome shotgun sequence and carries:
- the FASTK gene encoding fas-activated serine/threonine kinase yields the protein MPLRTPQSARVLGAAPGSGGRAREGAGPRLPSARRGGCREDGGLGVRAVLSGRGGGGSQRGRERHGLPVLRSLSSRPALAMLRLLPWLRALTRESVRPGVLQGLAAGDRSGAGMYPTCYCAGKAKQRAVLLPLDPYGHGLLHTFPPDAYRTRGHGKRKSWNFIHEKMSYDTFFTMKRLIERSRSVGEVLRWVTQNPSKVSASHYPIALHKLGQLLQQQGQAAVNGESRGPGQMLEQPEFQTLCQAIISGCSKFDNFSIVNCLYAAAALGLPGESPLVRVLEDESRSRLGRFNQKDVSMVFSSVMRLHPSSPHPLVESCLSSLERHLEKERHPQTLFLLLSYYRLRAQALQGHPASDQQLINNRKILRLVRHTLGQVSAMREHELALLDEMLALCAQEANNKALEAIFSSQLFYENRQERFIRSMAEWLPRKAENLTPYTMALIAKYVARHRLREPRLLDTIANFLLKRGEQLDSKVIQKLVFPFSRMNYRPSNHSELFPKLEAILEQKAGSSPLATVNILMSMFQLSHFPQTVLHQVFSPAFITNVMSSPYALIVRRYLSLLDAAVELEFRDYSGPRLDPRYRVLMFEHALTADEANRKYSYKGLVAEALRQLVGEECYRQDEVLPPGYCTDFLLWINRSGTVLPLSRVPTASKAPSAHTTTSPTAISLRSSVLALTSDLQDFAPFAPETPSSPPGSRENNLAGRFLPTLCPAPGGPCYQPPSDYYCSLSKESSLESQGSSTLSSPSECLSAQPASTPDCSPRGTSTATLFQFPIGKILEEEEEVAAVAATAGCPGHDHNCFQGEQAQEEPEERSPPPSEDACPPPSPCRPSPKRGPGDGPQGAEEIQRVVLSVNDKWHYCQNSDILVGSRAMRDRHLRLLGYCLVQLPYTELEKVSGIEEAKHYLRQKLRELRF